The sequence below is a genomic window from Scatophagus argus isolate fScaArg1 chromosome 8, fScaArg1.pri, whole genome shotgun sequence.
ACATTATAATAcgtatatgtacatatatgtataatGTAGTACATGTATAATATTTGAAAGATGAGGCTTTGATTTGTTCCTCAGGGAAAGAATTTACAAGTACCGAGTGACCTTTCCTGAGATGATAAAAAGATCTTGGTGAAAACTTAAATTGGgcctttttcacttttaacaaagaaaatcagaagGTAAATGAAACTTCCCACTTTCAGTCCCCTGACATTTATTTAcctcttttatgtttttttttaaatttttgacATAAAAGCAAATGGGGTTACTTTTGGCTCCAGGCTTTAGCTCAGCGGGGTTGTTTTGTGCTGACACAGCAtatctttctttaaaaaatatttaaactatTACAGATAAAGAGTACTGCCTTATAGTAGAACCAAGATGATTAGATAGGTTAGCGATTTACCACGAGAATCCTTCCTCATGAAATATCACGTTTTGATGTCGTATCATCTTTTCAGTGTGATTAGAGTTGTCAGACATACTTATGATCACTTATCTGCAGTCTAGATAGATTTCAAAGGCAGTTTTTTCATGTCACTGCTGAACGGAGGCAAATTTACTGTGTGGCATGAAATACTTATTTGAGAAATTATCACAGGTTAACGAACAATGCAAATCTGTCCCCTCTCCGGCCAGGAATCCCATTGCTGCCCCGAATGGGATAGCATCACGGGGGTCCCCCTCCCCCTCCGTGCGAAAAATGAATGGTTTTGTTGATGGAGTCTGGTTACAAAAAGTGAGTGTACCTGTTAAAAGACATCCTAAATACTGTACTGCATCCCCAATTTGCATATTCTTTGTAtgacacactgctgcagctgatgacaCAGCTTGGTAAGCAATCAGACATTGGGATACACTTTTCAtgtgtagttttctttttttatagtCCTATGTCAGTTTATATTCACAATCTTTATCTGTAGATAtgttaaaacatttgcaaaagcTATCCTGCTTCAGAACCAGTTCAATTTTTGTGGTTCCTTTGTTCCGGGACGATGCCACTAACTTCTGGAAGAGCCAGGGAGCCCCAGCTGAGAAGCTGATTGTTGGTTCCACTGCATATGGCAACACTTTCACTCTTAGGAACCCCACTAACCATTGTGTACCTATTACTGGTTCAGGAACTGCAGGAAGGTACAGCATACACGCAAGAGGCCTGAGAACTCACTGACTTTAAAGTACACTTTTGTAATATTGTAATAATGAATTAGCTTGAATATTGTTGATGGTTCAGTGTTCGTCAATAGTCTTCTGTATGCTTGATAACAGAGGAGAGTGGTTTATAATAGTAACATTACAGACTCCCGACGATGAAGTGAATGAGGTCCTCGGCTGTTATGAATTTACTGCCTTGTGAATTTAcagatctgctgctttttcaaAGGTGGCACAGCTGAGGTGTGGAATCAGGCCTATGATGTGCCCTCTACCCACAAGGGAAACCAGTGGGTGGGCCGTGACAACATCAAGAGCTTTCAGATCAAGCTAACAGAATTTCACAGTACATCTgttattcagttcagttcaattcagatCAATTCAGTTAACCTTTACTGATCCCCTTGGGGGatttcaagaaataaaaagcaaaataatagaaatatatatatggTCTGTACCATTTGACTGGTGAATATGTTGGCTGTTGTAAATTACCTCTTCATAGCCTATAGAGACTTTTTTGACCTTGCTTTCTATAATGCCCCCTTGTGGCTGTCTGTAGGTTGACTGGCTGACAAACGGACAGTTTGGATGTACCTACATGATGATGACTACATGGGCACTTTCGGGTTACCGGGGAAAAAAACCCCCCGATTAATGTTCTCACACAGGGTCTTAATCTGGATGTATGGCTGTACATGCATTAATATGCATGTAGGATTTTTGATATCTCTATCTCTATTGCATGAAATCCAAAGTCTTttcagaaaaattattttattgaatagttattttgttgtgtttttcagcctGTGCCCCACCTGCCACTATCTTTCCTCCAAAACCTGGGGTGAGCACCTGGAGGCAGCTCTGGAGGAAGCCCATGTGGAGGCTCTCGTGTTGGCAGCTCCTCTGGTGGGGACTCTGGCACCAGCAGCATGGACAACAAGTTCTGCGCTGGAAAGGTACCCCGACCCAACAAACAGGAACCCGTTCTAGCACTGTGCTGCTGGTTTGGTGTTTGACAGCTCCTATTCTAGGTGGTCCTAAAGCCAAAGTTATAGATTGACTGTTTAACTGTCCAATGGCTGGATGaatctgttttacatttgttcttAGTCATCGGGGGTCGACTTCTCTGAGTACAAAGTCCTTCCTTTTGACCCAAGGCTCTCCTCTTGAGTAGTTCAtttgaaagcaaagaaaattaaaatttgaattattGTAGGTGTGTTGCAAGTACACACATTCTTATTTTGTTGTCatgaaaatgcaatgcaattttCTCTGCAAAGTCGAAAACACACTATGTTCACTTTATTGGTACAACTGtttaaatgtacatattttaCACTATGCATATTTTCATGTACATGCTccaaaagataaatgaaaacacataaaacattgtTGAAACAAAAGGTTACCATTAAAACGAACAACAGAAACCGAAACAAAACGGAAAAAAATCGTCAGGTATCCTACATGTAAATATCATCATAATCCTGGCATTGTAAATTTGAAATCCcgaaataaaacaaaacacagatccACAATTTGCTGAACATTGTCTGTGATTTACCAAACAAAAACTAGGAGTTTGAACTTTAACTTCTGAAAGTAGGACAGCATTTACTTTGCAAATGTCATGTCATTTCCAGCAGAATAAAAGTATACCTGCGCATGGTGATTTGGCAAATAACATTCTTTGTTGATGGATTGTTGTAATACTTCATTATTCCATTTAACCCCCCATCAGCTGCTCTcgttctcctctttctgttctgttttggcAGATCCATTCTGTTCTGTAGCCGGTTCCTCCACCATGGCTGACTTTTTCGTCGTTCCTGTTGGGATGCAGAGGGAGTTAGAGTTGGGAAGGTGGGAGAGGTTGTTGTGAGtatgaatgaaacatgaagtAATGGTGTGCGTGGATGCTGGTTGATAACATACCTGTGAGGTAATTTCTGTGCATTCGATGAAACAGCAGGAGACcaataaagagaagaaaaccgATGCAGGCGATTATCATTCCACACAGTGGGAAGCTGTAGCTTCCTTTAGTCTGAATAATCTGGGGATGAGATAGCAGCATTAAACTACTGAATCTAAATCTTCGCTGGACTCTTCTGAAACTCTCTCTCCTTCTATAATGATGACGATACTTATCAGACTTACTGAGCCAACCAGAACCTGCATTACCATCTCTCCCATCCCTGCACTTGTCACCAGGACAGACGTTGCACACCCTGCATAATGAAATATATGGTTTATTCCCTCCTCCTTGCTTTGACTCCATTACTGTGCGATCATTATTTTGCTATAAATACTTCATTATACCTTGATAATCGAGGATGTCTTCGGTATAAGCAAGCATACAGGGGAATACGCTACTGAGGAAAAGCCCGCATAGACAGGTCCCGACAAACAGGAAGATGCTACTTGTGTAGAAAATAAGCAGCATCAACACAGTAACAATAGCACCTgcctgtaaaaacaaagaaaagaggggACTAGTGTGTTTGACCTTTAAATTCCATTGTTTCATCTGTAATGTGATTGAATAGAACCTCTAAATGTCCAATTGGCCTTACTATGTTGAACATGAGCAGTCTCACAGGCTGAAAACGGTACGAAAGAGGAATGGACAACAGACGTCCCACAGTGATCGCTGCCCAAAAGACACTGGCCAGGTAACCTGCTGTCTTATGAGGCAGTGAGATGGGTGGTGACACACCGTAGGTGTACACGAAACCAGCATAAGCACCCTGAAAGGAGAAAGCAGATTGTTTCATGTGCCctactttctgtgttttgtgtgtatgtatgcattcATAAAAATTCATGGGGAGCAGAGTTTGTGAAACgcacatcattttatttatccagACCTCCTCACTCACCACAATACCATCGGTCATGAAGAGCACCATTCCACCAAGGATATGAATCATAAAGAATGATACTGGCAGTCCACGTAGGTTATCATTCTGACAGCAGCTAAAGATATCCCCATGGCCTGTAACGGAGCGAAAAGTCACAAATGACAGATTGTAACACACAAATttactgtgtttcttttttttttccatctaaaCTGACTGAGAATCCACAGAGAAAAGAATGCATTATTCATCTTAAAATAGGgtttctgtttaaaaatcaATTCTTTACCTCCAGCTTCAtgctccctctgctcctcatcAGGGCCCTCGGCCCCTTGCTGGTTCTCCATTGCTAGTTCATCTTTGTCCAGAAGACGAGGAGTGCCGCTGGGGCAACATGGGATGAGCTGCTCCCGGTACATCAAGAACAGGACTGCAATGGGCACGGGCAGCTGAGGGGTCATAAATAATATTCAGTTTTTCCACTTTCAAAAATTAACTGAGATATCATATTAAGAAACTTTGAAAGAAGTAACTCTTCCCTGCACATCTACTACTGTCCATCCGTTCAGTGTCTTACATTAATAAGCGCCATGATCCAGAAGGCATAGTGCACACTGGACTCCTCTTCCCCTCCATTATGGGGCAGGTGGCTCTGAGTTATGTTGTGCTCTGCAATCGGACTGTTTCTCAGCATGCTCCTGAAATGATGCATAATCTCGGTACTATTCTCTGTGTGATTCCCGCAGCCCGTCTCCGAGAGGAAAGGATCTGCAATCAGTGGGCTCACCAGGGCTCCGAACCcaatgaagaaatgaagagcCTGcaaaaatgcagaagacaaaggATAAAAGACTCGACTTACTGCATTTTTTCATTCTATAATTTGCTTATAACTTGACTACTGACTATACAAtgttgaaaattgaaaatagtCCTGATGCTCGCTAAATTATTCCATATATGATGTATGAAATATGAACAAATCACGTCAGGCCTTTTCACCTGTAAGAAAACAGCAGAGTCCTTCTGATAGATGGTCACCAGTTGTATGTTAGCAATGGTGTCAATAATGCCCATTGCCAGTCCAGACACAGCCATGGCAATGGCAAGCACCAGAACATTATTGCACAGAGGGATGATGGCAAATATTACAGAGATGGTGAGAGCTGagacaaacaaagcagctaGGGCACTGAACAACctttgagaaagaaaagacagatatGGTTATGATGATGCCCGTcattttctgattgtttatGCAACCAAACACAACAGGAGTCTGCGGGGAATAACAATccagatgtgcatgtgtgaaactTACGTCCTCTTGAATACTCCACCAATAGAGCTACCGATCAGCAAGCAGAACTGCTGGGAAAAAAATACCCATGTAATCTGACTAAGAGTTGAGTTTGTCTGACATTGCAAGTCCAAAATTGTAGGTCCAAGGAATGCAATGCAGAGTCcaaagctgaagaaaacacTCCAGTAGGTCAGTGTGTGATGGGCGTTCCGTTTGAACAGAGTTACGATCCGCTCGTCGATAAACATTTTGACCACAGTAAAGCTAGATGCCTCAGTGAAATAGACTTCCAAGGATTTTCTAACGACTAATAACTACGATGTCAATACGTAACCAAGGCTCAGTGAAGTTTTGTGGATGCCTGTTGTCGTATGATGAGTTTCCCGATCCCTTTTAAAGCTCTTGGCTCCTTCCCCCTTGGATTGTTTAACTGAAAAGGATGCCCTCAAGTTAATGGGTGAAGTGGAGATTCTTCCAACAATAATATGAACCATTTGAATTGTGTCAATCATTAGCAATGAAAAAGAGTCTGTGAAATGCTGCTACAAAGTGTGCCTTTATGTGTCATGGCATTTCCAGCTCATCGATGGAAAAAAAGTATCATTCAGGAAGCAAGGACACATAGGACACGTTGTCTTCTCTTTCATACCTGGAcagtcctgcagcagctctcaTTATGAAAGAAGCCTGGATTCTTAAAATTACTTAATATActataaaaaattaaataattctTCCATATGAAAAGTTAGGAGTTTATCTGTCACTGTAAcatcatttgatcatttttttgtgtaatcTCTCCAATTTCTAAGACATCAtcactccctctttcttctcatgAAGTCTCATTAGAGCTCCGTTTGGAATCTcacatttcaaactttt
It includes:
- the mfsd4ab gene encoding major facilitator superfamily domain-containing protein 4B, giving the protein MFIDERIVTLFKRNAHHTLTYWSVFFSFGLCIAFLGPTILDLQCQTNSTLSQITWVFFSQQFCLLIGSSIGGVFKRTLFSALAALFVSALTISVIFAIIPLCNNVLVLAIAMAVSGLAMGIIDTIANIQLVTIYQKDSAVFLQALHFFIGFGALVSPLIADPFLSETGCGNHTENSTEIMHHFRSMLRNSPIAEHNITQSHLPHNGGEEESSVHYAFWIMALINLPVPIAVLFLMYREQLIPCCPSGTPRLLDKDELAMENQQGAEGPDEEQREHEAGGHGDIFSCCQNDNLRGLPVSFFMIHILGGMVLFMTDGIVGAYAGFVYTYGVSPPISLPHKTAGYLASVFWAAITVGRLLSIPLSYRFQPVRLLMFNIAGAIVTVLMLLIFYTSSIFLFVGTCLCGLFLSSVFPCMLAYTEDILDYQGCATSVLVTSAGMGEMVMQVLVGSIIQTKGSYSFPLCGMIIACIGFLLFIGLLLFHRMHRNYLTGTTKKSAMVEEPATEQNGSAKTEQKEENESS